Genomic segment of uncultured Tolumonas sp.:
AAATCCGTACGTTAAGCAGAAGTGTTGGTCTGGCTAGCAGAGAAGTTGAGATAAACCGTCCTTTAGTAAAAGAAGGAATTGTCTCGCAAGTTGACTTATTAAAAATGCAACGGCAACTCAACGATATGCAAGGCGAGTTAGAAAATGCGAGATTATTGTTACCCAAACAAAACTCTTTGCTAAGAGAGGCTATTCTTAAACGTAAAGATGTTGCCTTCAAATTCCGTGTTGATGCTCAAAAAGAGATGGAAGAAAAACAAAGTCGTCTTTCTCAACTCAACGAAGGTCAAGTTGGTTTACAAGACCGGGTATCCAGGACAAGCGTAACATCGCCAGTTAATGGCACGATAAAAACGCTCAAAGTGAATACGGTGGGTGGTGTTGTACAACCAGGCATGGACATTGTTGAAATTGTACCATCTGAAGACAATCTACTAATTGAGGCAAAGGTTTTACCGAAAGATATTGCTTTTTTACGGCCGGGTTTAACGGCAATGGTGAAATTTTCTGCTTATGATTTCGCCATTTATGGTGGATTACATGGAAAACTGGAACATATCAGTGCTGATACAATCCAGGATGAAAAAGGCAATGCATTTTATCTGGTGCGAGTCAGAACAGACCGCAGTTTTCTTGGGAGTGCGTCGGTTCCTTTACCGATCATTCCAGGGATGATGGCGAGTGTTGATATCGTAACAGGCAAGAAAAGTGTTCTCGAATATCTGATGAAACCCATTTTGCGTGCTAAGCAGTCTGCACTGCGTGAACGATAGGATAGTAAAGGAGATACACCATGGACAAAGTTGGTAAATTATCGGCACTTGCGGTATTTGTAACTGTTATATCAAGTTCCGCAGGCGCAGCATCGTTAGATGCAACAGTATCGCAAGCTTTACTTGATCACCCTCAAGTAAAACAAGCATATGACAATTATGTCACTCGTACTCACCAAATCGACCAAGCTAAAGCAGGTTATTTCCCGAAAGTGGATGCTGTTGCCGGCATAGGGAAAGACAATTACGATAGTAACAGTTCAGATACTGATGGTAGCAATTTAAACCGACAAGAATTTGGCATTTCATTAACACAAATGTTATTTGATGGTTTTGCAACCAGCAGTAATGTTGATAGAACGACGGCGGAAGCACAAGCGCAAAAGTTTGCTCTATATGCACAGGCAAATAATACAGCACTGCGTGTCACAGAAGTGTATTTAAACGTCTTGCGCCAACAAGAGTTATTCCGTTTGTCACAAGAGAATCTGGCTACTCACCAGGCGATTTTAGCCGACATAGGTAAAAGAACCGATTCTGGCGTAGGGTCTACTGCAGACTATATGCAAATCAAAGGTCGTGTCGCTAGAGCTCAGGCTAACCTTTCTGC
This window contains:
- a CDS encoding HlyD family type I secretion periplasmic adaptor subunit produces the protein MPNPELNQRQLDLIDDASAAVMLTAPRRARILLWCCFLFFIVATIWSAWAKLDEVTRGEGKVIPSKQLQVIQNLEGGIVKEIFVREGQMVKEGQELLRIDDTRFRSDFREKQQELVSMQGDVARLRAEIASLSISNDSALPWRDQVALNEQSIIFPAGYEKVFPENVARQKGALQENVSNLNNQLVIMGQQIEQKENEILEINNKIRTLSRSVGLASREVEINRPLVKEGIVSQVDLLKMQRQLNDMQGELENARLLLPKQNSLLREAILKRKDVAFKFRVDAQKEMEEKQSRLSQLNEGQVGLQDRVSRTSVTSPVNGTIKTLKVNTVGGVVQPGMDIVEIVPSEDNLLIEAKVLPKDIAFLRPGLTAMVKFSAYDFAIYGGLHGKLEHISADTIQDEKGNAFYLVRVRTDRSFLGSASVPLPIIPGMMASVDIVTGKKSVLEYLMKPILRAKQSALRER